A region of the Halosolutus amylolyticus genome:
TATCCGGCACCGCCGTGGACCTGGATCGCCTCGTCGGCGACGTCGACCGCGTGCTCGCTCGCGAACAGCTTCGCCATGCTCGAGAACCGGGCGGCGATTTCCTGGTTGCCCTCCTCGACCTGGGTCGCGGCCCGGTAGGTCAGCGATCGAGCGGCCTCGACGTTCGTCGCCATCTCGGCGAGTTTGTGCTGGATCGCCTGGAACTCGGCGATCGGCTGGTCGAACTGTTCGCGCTCCTGTGCGTACACGAGCGCGGCGTCGAGCGCGCCCTGTGCGGCACCGACCGCCTGGGCGGCGACGCTCGTTCGGCCGGAAGCGAAGAACTCCATCAGCTGGTAGAAGCCCTGGTCGACCTCACCGATGACGTTCTCCGCGGGGACGTGGACGCCGTCGAGAATGACCTCCGCGAGGTCGGAGGCGCGGATGCCGAGTTTGTTGTCGATCTTTTCGGTGCTGACGCCGTCGGCGTCCATCGGAACGAGGAACGCGGTGATGCCGCGGTGGCCCTCGCCGGGGCTGGTCTTGGCCATCGCGACGCCGACGTCGGCGACGGTGCCGTTCGTGATCCACATCTTGTTCCCGTTGAGAACGTACTCGTCGCCGTCTTTTTCCGCAACCGTCTCGATTCCCGCCACGTTCGAGCCGTGTGCCGGCTCTGAGATCATCGAACAGGAGGCCGACTCCCCGTTGGCGATCCTGGGGAGCCACCGCTCTTTCATCCACCCGTCGCCGAACTCGACGATCATGTCCGTCCCGAAGCCGGCCGACCCCACCGCGGAGCCGATTCCCGGGTCCGCACGCCAGAGTTCCTCGGTGACGATCGTCGAGGCGAGTTTGTCCATCCCGGCCCCGTCGTACTCGATCGGGATGTTCGGCGCGACGAAGTCGTACTCGGCCGCCTTCTTCCGGAGGGCTTCGGGATACGTTCCCTCCCGGTCGTGTTCTTCCGCGACCGGGACGATCTCGTTCTCGCCGAACTCGCGCACGGCGTCGCGGATCGCCCGGTGCTCGTCTGACAGGCGAAAGGCCATACGCGACGATCGATCGGCAGTCACAAAATAGCTTCGGTATTTCCAAACGTTGTAAGCTTCTGGTGGGCATGAGAATCCACTGTTGACACCTGGATACAATATCTGAACGATGTAATACGATGTGCGGTGTGATGCGTCGGAACGCAATCGGTGGACGGCCCGCTCGAGTACCCTCGCCGGCGACGGACCGCAATCTCTATACCGCCAATTCCGTACTACTAGCGTATGCTGGATTTCGTTCAACTCGAAGCCGATCTCGACCAGGAGGAGCGGTTGATCCGGGATACGGCCCGGGAGTTCGTCGCGGAACACGTCAAACCCGACATCGGCGACCACTTCGAGGCTG
Encoded here:
- a CDS encoding acyl-CoA dehydrogenase family protein, giving the protein MAFRLSDEHRAIRDAVREFGENEIVPVAEEHDREGTYPEALRKKAAEYDFVAPNIPIEYDGAGMDKLASTIVTEELWRADPGIGSAVGSAGFGTDMIVEFGDGWMKERWLPRIANGESASCSMISEPAHGSNVAGIETVAEKDGDEYVLNGNKMWITNGTVADVGVAMAKTSPGEGHRGITAFLVPMDADGVSTEKIDNKLGIRASDLAEVILDGVHVPAENVIGEVDQGFYQLMEFFASGRTSVAAQAVGAAQGALDAALVYAQEREQFDQPIAEFQAIQHKLAEMATNVEAARSLTYRAATQVEEGNQEIAARFSSMAKLFASEHAVDVADEAIQVHGGAGYVTDYPAERYYRDARITKIYEGTSEIQKNIIADQLL